A region of the Micropterus dolomieu isolate WLL.071019.BEF.003 ecotype Adirondacks linkage group LG10, ASM2129224v1, whole genome shotgun sequence genome:
CAGTGTTGTCAGGTgattaattttaatatgaatataTGAATAAGTAAATGTCCATTTTATAATACTTTATATTTCTCCTTCAGTATATTTCAGATGGAAATTTATACTCCACTGCTAGTAAGTGCTAGTTACATTTCTGACTAACATTTGCATCCACAATcttgtaaaatatgatgcaaTGTTTTTGATTAAACTACCCAGTAGCATGTGAACTGGTTCAATTGACCAGCTGCAACTTTTAAATGCTGCTCACATGTTAATGCATACAACACTTAAAGGGGCCAAtctgcataataataataataataatatttttttgttgttgttgtatttgtaGGCCTACTTCATGAGTCTAAATACTCTGCCATCTCTGGCAACAAGTGTTCTTTCCAAAACAACCTGTCCAGCACCCACCCACACTATGTGGCTGCAGTTCCATTATGTATAATGAGTCCATGTTGCATTGTGGTTAAATCTATTTCTTCACACAGGAATGGCCCTTGTTCTCAGGTTATGTGGCCTTGTGCTTCTTGCAACGATCGAGGTTTTTCCCCCTCCGTCATTAGCAGCTAATCTAAATGTGGGATAAAGATACTTGGCCGAATAATCGCAGCAACACATCCGTTAAACTCCTTTGGCTTTTTGGTCTTGTGGAGCGCAGCCACTGCTGGCCATCAGCAGGTCTAAGAGCATTACGGATATGCCGAGTCATATGATCCGGCTGCGGTCAGCAGAGCCGCTAAAAACACGGGCTTTTGTCATCAGCGGTCCCGCACAGTGAAGTGTGTTGAGCGGCTCGTGTGCGGCAAGAACGACCGCTTTGATTCCTGTTAAGCCTCGTTGTGCACACCTGGTCCTTAAGCGGGGCTGAAAGTCACCAAAAACTCCGCAAAACGGATCGGAAGCTGCCACGTGAATGAGAGAAACGGTGCAAAAGCTGTAGCCCCCCCCGTGATTCAGTGATTTAcagtcagtggtggaagaagtagtcAGATAttctacttaaataaaagtaggctaacaaagcaatctaaaaaaaaaaaaaaaaatcaggttaAAGTCCTGAATTCAGAAGTGAAGTGATTAAGTTTTGGCAGCAAATATTTAGGctacttgaaaaaaaaaaaaataatagaagTAGTCTAGGCTACTTGTTATGGAGACTATTCAATGTGCATTATGTTTTATAGGCTagtattgtattattattagagATTATTAACATATAAGCAGAATGTTTATCTTGTTGGTGCAGCCCATTTTGCATGTTAATTGAACCTTGAAATAGAGAAGTAGAAGACATCTTGTGTCCAGTCTTGACATAAACAATGGGCCCTTGCATATTCATCTTTTGGATTTTTACAATTTTAAGAATTCTTAAGTGGGcaatttgatgttttattgccACACATGACTGTTcaagcagagtatttttatatgtcttaaaacatgtctggaggGGATCTTTAAGTATTGTATATAGCCTTTTTGGCAGTGGTAGAAGAAGTATTTAGAAAATTTACTTGGCAATACTTCTCTTTAAAAATACTTCATTGCAAGTAAAATTCCCCCATTCAAATGTTACTTTAGTGAAAGTTTagcaacaaaatgaatgtatttgtaagtatcaaaagtaaaagtatgagtacttttacatttgatacttacaaatacattcattttgtgtgctatatcagtgttttattttcataatattGGAACTATCTACATTACTGTTGTAGcttgttgaggtggagctaattttaatcACTTTACATATTTAGTAacacataatattttaataactgATAATATGGTTTGTATTTACTATTATATTCTGAAAAGTAACTACttagtacagtacttgagtaaatgtacttagtacTTTCTTCCCACTGTTGCTGTGGGGTGGTTTAATTTTAACAATGCATCATGCTGTATAAGATGATGATGTTTTATGATGatattaatctgcaaagtaacttgTAGCTATAGCTGTGAAATAAgtggtggagtaaaaagtacaatatttccatctgaaatgtagtggaatagAACAATTAACTAGCATTAAGCAGAGTTCAAGTACCTGCAAACTACTTGAGTAaagtgcagtacttgagtaaatggaCATAGTTACTGGCCCATACCTTTTGCCACATAATAAAATGTCTCACTTGAACATGAGctaataaagaaatgtttttgagGTCTGGGAATGGAGAGGCAGCtgtcacatacatgtatatGCAGATGCATTTAATCCTATAAAACAAATCTCACACATTTAAATCAATGCATTGCTTCAAAATCTCACATTTACACCAGGCCACTGCACATTTGGTCAAAACAGTGAGCAGCTGAGCAGATGGGGGCTAGAGAGTAAGTTTGTGTCATACTGGGGATTTTAATGTATGATATTTAGTTTTTAGCCCCACATCTGGCAAAAAAggcaatatttacatttacatttattgttttatatcggcttcattatgtgtgtgttttttttgtttggccaCAGTTTATGACACAAGGCAATGATGGAGGCAGCTGATTTACCTTCCCATTAAACGGACTGCagtgtagcaaaaaaaaaagaaaatacagtccACCAATCATAACCATGGCCTAATGCCATGCATAATTATTGTACAGCTAATCCACTCACAAAGAGCTTTGATAAGAAAAAATGACTCCGAGAATAATTCTACTGTAAGTGTGACAGTTTATGTGGAAGAAATTAATATGATTTTGTAAACCGACTCATATCCTGATCTCGACTGCTTGCTCTACTTCTCAGCTGGATTAAAGTGGTGAAAAATGTGCTGAGGTTTGTGTTAAAGGTTTTgtagaaaacaatgaaaatctCAGTTTTTTGTAAGATGACTTTGCACCAAAGACCAGAGATAAAAAATTACATACTGACCACCAGAATGTACAGTTTACACACATGtataaaatgaatgttaatgtCAGCTATTTCATATTAAGATTCATTTTTGAAATTCCAAAAGTTTCTAAAAATAGTTTCCAgctgttttaataaataactttttattaattcattgcCAGAAAGATAGTAGAGGTAACAAGTTATTCAccatttaaaaacctttttagaAAGAGCAGTTGTTTGATGAAATTCACTGTGTGTGATACCAAATAATCGGTTATGTGTAAccttttacaaacaaaactctCTGCACACTCAGGGACAGTAAGAAACTGACCTTTTGACATCCAGACCTTAAAATTGTGTAACCATTCATTCAACTCTCTTGAGCTCTCAGCTTTTGTAATGTATGATCTAGTTAATTGACTTTAAAGCTGAGGATGGAGTCAGACAAGAATGTCGGAGCATGACATGGCTGAAGTAGAACTGAGCATTGTTGAGTGCCCAAATGATGACACAAACTCTCCTCAGAAGTAAGAGATTGACAAGTGGCTTCCGCTGCACCGACCTTGAGATCATTTTATTTTCCACAACAAATATCCAGGCCAACATATGAAAAGATTTAGCCTCTCTCTGCATATCTGCATCTGTGTTCTCTAAATGTTTAAAGGATTAGAGGTAACAGGGTAATGCGGGAAAAACATCTGTGTGCTTGTTTGCAATAGATActccagcagatggcaaaaacATACTTTGTAAAAGTTACCTTGACACAAGGTCAGTACATTTCATATTTGATAGAAGAGTAGGGGATGCTCTTCATGTTGTGCCTGAATCTGGCCTTcggttttcatttattaaatgtaattcTTGTTAAATGACTGTTTTGTTCTTGGACAAGGTCACATCCTCTTCTAGACTAAATGCCTCTGAATTGCTGTCCTCTACAATCACCGTACCCTCTTCTGTAGTCAGCGCAGTGCATCCCATGTTGGAAAGTAGCAAATATCTCCTTCGTTATGGCAATATTAAGAAACTGTTAGTCAGGACTTAAGTTGTTATGCAACCCCCCACCACCAACAACACTGTAAGCTGTCAGTTAGTTAACTGGCTGAAGGTCAGGCTTAGATTATGCACCTCTCAACCCCTGAGCAATGAATATGATGCTTTGTTGAACAAGGAGTAAACATATGCCCCTGGGGGTAGGAAttagcagacacacacacacgtacccTCTCTCACAGAGTATATTCAGAATGAATGGGGCTTATTATACACCTGCGAGTGGGGTCAAAGTCTGTCAATCCCGAGCTTATGGTATTATGATAGATTATAGAATCACTCTCTAATGGCAGTCATTCAGTTTGTAATCTCAACAGCTTCATGCAAAAGCACTCAGCATTCCTGCTAAAGGTCTGTTGAAAATAAGGCCTTCTCCTCATTCATCCCTTGCTTCCCCCCTTTCACAAAGGTCTTATGACAAGTCAGCTGTTGGTGACATCACAGATGCTGGATCATATGTCAGAAACCATTGCTGGCTGACTTACATTCATTGTGGCTCAGTGGCAACAGAGGCCACTTGAGGCCAAAAGAGCGGCGTGGTGCCCCTGGGGGGTGAGGGCGAGCATGAGAGCTGCCAAACAGGCAGGAAGCGTGGAGGGCACTTCTTAGGGCAGGAACATCTGAACCACGTGTGGATGCGTTTGTGTGGACAGCGAGAGAGTGCCCATCTTGCCATCAGCTTGAGAAGACATTTATCATTtgtgaggagtgtgtgtgtgtgcatgtatttaaTCTGCATGTATttacatgtatcatgtcaaaaatgaaacatttcaagCATCTCAGTTCGTGGAACATGAATAGGATTTTCATCACGAGACAGTAGCGCCACCCAAAGTCAGCTTCTGAATataacagtaaataacaaacttttttcactttttatttggcGTGAAAGGAAGAgtgcctgattttatttttgggaAAATATAAACCCTTACATGTAGCAATATTCACTGTTTAGTTATAGTTTTCCCCACTGTAAACACTGCAATCAATATTGGGAAATTTTTATTGCAGTCACATTAATACTGATGTGTGTATAAACCAATTATATCACATCTATTATATATCtgtttgtttggacttttgACCGCTgtcagtgtttgtctgtgtttgggaTATGTTATCATGATTTTTGCAGACTGTAAGGTCGCcttgaaataataaatgttttgcattgttttgACAGATCATGCTGATTTTAGAAACTCACataaacttttttaaaattacccTGACATACCTCATTTGTAGCTGCTCCTGGCATTTAATATGAAACACTTAGTAAAAAGTCTATGCGTTGATGTAACTTCTTTGCCTTAATTTTCTTAGTGCCCATCATGAAGCCTATCAGTCAATAATTGAAAGCAAACCTTTCCAGAAAACGGTAGCTACGTTATTTGTGAGGGTTTTTTTGGCCACAGTTTATTACACAAGGCAATGATGGATGCAACTGATTTACCTTCTCATTgaactgacaaaaaaagaaaagaaaaaatacagaaaagaaaacaaaagaaaaaactgacaATATTGGTTCTGTGCAGACAGTCTCAAACAAGTACTGAACGTAAAAATACAGGTTTGGAATCAGGATGCTGCCACTCGATGGCAGCAACAAGCCATGTATGATTCATCAACCATCCCACATTATCTGTGTTTCACCCTCTCTGCATTGATCCTCCTGCAGTGTTAACATTGCTTTTGCTGTATAAAACACGTTTATAATAGTCCTCATACTCATGGTTGAAGCcctgtcaatgttgtgttcCTGCTCTGTATTAGTGAATCAGCATCTCGATCATCTAcagaattattattttcttcattcaaACGTTTAGAATTAGGCCTATAAGACATTTGCATTTAAGAAGAAGTGATGAGAAGGTTGACAGTAGAAAAAGTTTATGACAAAAGCAGCACTTACAACCAGACATAAAGAGCCAAACCTAAATATAGCCTTCTGTATGTTGgtctttattgttatttataaaaGCATGTTTCGAGCTTACGGAGTGCCCTTGAAAGCAGCACAGTCCCTCTGATGGCCCTGTCGCCATAGCGACGTTTACCTAAACAGACCGCGGCCAGACCTGCTTCATTTTAATATCTTCATCACAACAGCATTTAACAATTTCTATCAGTAACTTTTCACACAACATAACTTAATGCTAAATATGGAAGACATTGAGAAAGATACAGAAGAGGCGTCTGAACCCTGTGTGTTGTCTGAAAATCAGGAGGTTAAGAGCAGGTAACTCGGCTAGCTAACTCTGAAAAATGTGCTTAGTATGATAATAATAGCTAAGCTTATACTTTTTCATGCTGCATGGATAGACAACTTGATAggctattttaataataaaaacaacaaacatattACTTATAATAGCGATGATTATTATCTATGGGTTAGTAGCCTAATACACTTCAGTTTTATCATGCTTAATTTTCAACAGCTAAACATACTGTAACaccttaagctgatgatacacagagcaactgtTAGAGCAATCGTgaagggcaacgttgccgtcaatgaTAATGAGTAatgattactaccgtaatcccttTCACCCACCACTCCGCTAtatgttcaaaacatagtcggacttgccactagcaagactgcccagcaacattgctcaaaaagttgccctgtgtatcatcagctttagggtCCCCACACAAGAGGCTGAGCAAGACCCCAGTGTGGAAGtcaaggaggaggaggcctTGGAGAGCCAGTCTCAAGAGGAGAAGGTGGAGGAAGGTGAAAAGGTTTGCTAAGTTTCTAATTTTCGAAATCTTAATTTCGTTAATCAAAAGTCACCATCTTAATTGTATAATACGAATTATTTCACGTTCCCCAGAGATGAATGGTAATTCTATCTGAAATTATTGAtctcattttagtttagtttatttgacaTTACAAGAGGGGCGatataaaatcacacacagctACATAGATGTCAAGGAAAACTTTCTATTGTGGTCCTTGAGGTCATACTACCAGCGATGTaacacaataaataacaatatcATCAACAGCCTAAACTCACTATAAATCAAACATCCAAAACATAAATGATAAACAGTTGAGTGGTTACTATACTAATATTTTCCCCAGACCTTAAAACAGTTTGCCTGATAATAACATtgtttgtttctattttaaacCATTTTACGGTTTGTAAATCAGTCTGGACTTGACGTTTCTTATCAATGCTTTAATAATACCATGAAATAAACATAGGATTGTTTATGACAAAACCCCAAAAATGGGCAATAGGTAATGGTAAGTCAAAAATAACCACTGGTTATATTATTGTGATTATAGTGAGCTACTATTTTACTTGACAGCAATTTCCTGACTTGTACTCACACATAGGTAAAAACTAACTTAATTAGCAGTACTACAACATGAATAAAAACTGTCCTCTCGCAATCAGCTGGTCACTCCTCAAAGGATAATCAGCCTTCAGAGAGATTTGCCGACATTAGTGACCAACATCCAAACTGCAGCTGACGCCAGAGAGTCGATACGAAGGACAGAGTTGGAGGAAGCTCGCAGACTTAGGTAATTTTCTACTATTATCTCCTATACTAATGCTTTGTTTAAAACCAACAACCCTACTACATAgattaaatgcaaaataaaacccACCAAGGGCTGTTTTATTTGCTACATCCTCCACACCATTTTGTCCATCTTCCCTCCTTTTTGCTACAATGTTTATCCATCTGGGTTCAGATTGGAGCGGCTGGAGAATGATGCAAAATCCAGCCGTGAAAAATTTGAGGAGATTACCAGACAGTGGTCGATAGCTAAGCAGAAGGTGATCCCTCAGGAGCTGCAGGAGGCCCTGAACAACCAGCAGCAGTTATGTGCTGCTCTCATAGAAGACAAGAAAAAACTCATAAATGACTTGCAACAGGTAAATCGATCAACAGTCAAtcgatcaatcaatcaatcaatcaatcagtctatctatctatctatctatctatctatctatctatctatctatcattcTATCATTTTATGACTTCCCATGTGTTGTCTGAACAGGAGCTGAAAGTTGGAGATGATCGCTATGTGAAGGACTTGAGGAAGCAGGCAGAGGAGCTGGACCTGATGATGGAGAGGATGGAGGACCAGATCAAAACCCTGACAAAGGCCTACAGGGAAGAACTGGCCCATATTGAGGTAGGACAAGATCTGGGTCAAGACACAGCTTGAAATAATTCATTCAGAGTCAATCTGCAAGGAGAATCAGATGGGTGGGGATTTTTGCATCAGTGAGCAACAGGGAATGAATTGTCACTGAAATATCTATGAACAACTATTAGAAGGATTGCCATAAAATTTTGTAAAGACATTCATGGAACCCAGAGTGAAtgctaatgactttggtgattccctgaCATTttatctagtgccatcatcaccTCGAAAGTTTAATATCCAACATTTTGGTTTATGACCGAATACCTGTAAAACTCTCAGACTCATCTGTacttgtgtttagtgctaatcaGAAAATGTTAGCACGCTATAACACAGaactaaaatggtgaacatgcAAAACACTATACCTACTGAAAATTAGCATGTTAGCGctttcattgtgagcatgttaacatgctaaagttagcattTAGCCCAAAACAGAGCTGTTCCTAATTACAGACTTACAGAGTCACTAGCATGGATGTAGACTTTTAGTGTTGTTTATGCCACTGTTGTCATTCTTACTAATGGTTACACTTGTGTTGTTGGTAGAGAGTTTATCAGCAGGAAAGTGAAGTCTTACTCACAAGAGACAAGACCGAATGGGAACAATACATGAAGGAACTCTGGAATAAAGAGGTCAggataacttaaataaaaaaccaacacacacacagagtcataCTCACAGACTCAACTCTGTATCTAATGAAATCTAATCTATTTCTAGCTGGAGAGGCTgatgcagaggaagaagaaagtgGAGGAGTATGAAGCGATAATTCACAATCTGATGTTGGAGACTACCGACAAGTACAGCGTCATCCAGCTAGAACAGAATGCAAAGTGGCAGGTTTGCACAAATATGAAGATGCACCTCGAAAGCTTATCTTTTGAATTAAGCTTTTGTGCTATGAGCTCTATCTTATCTAAAGTGTGGTCCTGATAAACACAGCAATTTCCTttgatgtttatttaaattGGAATGATAAAGAAAAGCTTTAGAAACCTGTAAAATAGCAGAAGTACTCAAATCTtaaatgtaagtaaaagtaagtaagtagtgtagaaatactctgtaacaagtaaaagtacaaaagtattagcatacaaatatacttaaagtatcaaaagtaaaagtgcttattaTGAAGAATGGTCTATGTTAGAATAATGTATAGTAGATTATTTGATTATCATTAGTGATGCATTAAaggttatttattaattaattaaattaaatgtatttaaattaattaacattaatttttGAGTTGATTCAATTAAATGTATTCAAGTTtatgcatttaaattaaattaacttaaattacagtttttctcagttgctttggtacatttctcgaatcatccttaacatttgcaaaacagtaagtgcatttctcgaaacagCTAGTATAAACGGCACAATACAGTTggttacctgcaaaagcccataacttgctcaaaatccttagtctgtctctcagaagcaaatctttatgtcattgaacttgtcagtgccatcagaacgacaagtccttgtgtcttgtttatgaacaagcaagtcaaaatgtttagccatcttgtcaataGAACAGTGTagtctgtaagtattttctgatgtacataTGCTTTGGCTAAGATTTTGATgtcaatgattgaaaatgcacatggCTGCACTTTTTTTGGTATATATCACTTTCAgcagtacaaagttatacattgcaggagagggaacaggaatcacagctatgcttttactgttcgtactgtaatttgttgacagagcatgtcattgtaagaagaaaagaaagagacaggactgttgcctgttgtatcacagattctcttccacatcacaacagatatcttcatcaattcaggacccatttacaaaaaaattctaatgGACATgcacattcatatatatatatacggaagccctaatcaaatattttttttactcatcattTTCTCGTGATTTTGAGATAACCATAATGGTAATTATAGTGTGGTTTGTTGTATCAttggttagctcacttggtagagcATAGGACTTATAGGTTTAAGGTTGTGTGCTCAATTCTCACTGAAGacaaaatttttcttttttatatttttcataatcctcttcaacaaagttcttatgaaaagactgtttcacatgctcacattactgtaaagcacGTGCTGGACGATGTGCGttcttggtccacatccatcaacctatggacttttcatttccccatcattcccaggcagaggaaattccttctcattcaggggaatccatgtaacattacacatttcctgacaactttcggaacctttgaaatagccgtcgggaaatgtgtgattggattcccctcaaTTTCTTCATAACAAatttgctgaagaggataatgcacacaaaagaagaaaaagaaagtcaacaagaaCAGGAATCGAACTGagccctgtgctctaccaactgagctaaccagtgacactggtaattgctttgaaattatcctaaagaaatgTACCTGCcagcccctgtattcagctatggtttgttatctcgtgatcacgagaaaattaattatcccgttctcaggggaaaacaacattcgctttatgtatatgtatatatatatatatatacatatatattactgcttactgtgtattgttactgtttactggtattgagtattggtatgagtgttgctattgtgatgttgttgttgtctatacttactttgtttatggtccttaagaaacaacatttcgtttagctatatacttgtaggcaaaggatatgaataaagtattttaattttgatttttgataacgtgttcaaccattttgcatgtagtgacaaatgcaatgaacttatgcctagatgttttggggggtaagattgttcaacagagactggtataattcattgtgatcagcaggacataagCAAATGATAATGtcggaaacagcagacaattgtacataattaTTAAAGTTTGTCAAgtaatttgcaatttgttcaaaacaatgagaaagtgcttttatgatgtgcacaagtgacgagatgatgtggaggttgaacaattagtgttgagaatttcaattctgatctgagaaatgcaccaaagcgactgagaaaaactgtaatttaataCAATTCAATGTATTTGATTTAATGTGATTAAAtcaaattgatttatttggagTCAAAATTGTACTAAAGtacaatacttgagtaaatgtactaacCAGTAgtaactttccaccactggtagATGGTGGTGGGGATTGTTGAAGGCCCTAAATCCCAGTCTCGCCTCTGCAGGTTCTGGAGAGAGAGCATCAACAGACGAAGGCCACCAGCATGATCGTGAAgctaaaacaaataaagcaaaagGATGAGGTAGCAGTGCAGAAATTCAGCCTGGCCCATATGAAAAGCAGGATCATCAGGTAGTATagattttctctctttctctctctctctgtctctctctctcacacacacacacacacacacacacacagagttatatttaattaatttactttttgtttcagtcTGCAGACAGAGATGAAAAACCTAATGACTACGTATACCAGTGAGGAGAAACAGTTTACAAAGAGGAGCCGATATTTGTCAGAGGACTACAAACGCAACATCCAGCAATATGAACGAATACAGAAGAAGATAGAGTGAGTCATAATTATCACCTTAAAGTACCACTGACATACTGTATGGTTAACTTCCTATACATCTTAACTCGTCCTTCACTTCATGCAGACACTTTGCCGTCGCAGATGTCAGAAAATTTGAGGAGATGTGGCTAATGATAGAAGCAGAGATGAAGCAGCTAGTGGAGAGGGCTTTGGTCATTGACTCATTGATC
Encoded here:
- the drc1 gene encoding dynein regulatory complex protein 1 isoform X1; this translates as MLNMEDIEKDTEEASEPCVLSENQEVKSSFRVPTQEAEQDPSVEVKEEEALESQSQEEKVEEGEKLVTPQRIISLQRDLPTLVTNIQTAADARESIRRTELEEARRLRLERLENDAKSSREKFEEITRQWSIAKQKVIPQELQEALNNQQQLCAALIEDKKKLINDLQQELKVGDDRYVKDLRKQAEELDLMMERMEDQIKTLTKAYREELAHIERVYQQESEVLLTRDKTEWEQYMKELWNKELERLMQRKKKVEEYEAIIHNLMLETTDKYSVIQLEQNAKWQVLEREHQQTKATSMIVKLKQIKQKDEVAVQKFSLAHMKSRIISLQTEMKNLMTTYTSEEKQFTKRSRYLSEDYKRNIQQYERIQKKIEHFAVADVRKFEEMWLMIEAEMKQLVERALVIDSLICKQHLGLAWERPSMAFMELSGPIQPQKQAWRPARQGVSQLFHTEQALQSNERMMDASVGPRLETDTESTDMEMYKEGTAVQSESGAEVEEEKLSMETMKKVMELLCDEAGFLMDDKLLKLLTPLEKEEQTVVKLGSLLNTFGIEEEDVPKLAHFLFKYKHQQREQTKCFVCLQDVCVESGESSGKAEEVETNSTGHLTSDIIDPIHVVPALKSFLEQLVRSRNSSTRQNPSFHHSEARDTSEDEAYWESMGNIISEDRLKLWDAAENTLKKYHAVLMEICELVPEIQSLEQQNTELRMLLQQSLNSRVSTEMEMQ
- the drc1 gene encoding dynein regulatory complex protein 1 isoform X3, encoding MLNMEDIEKDTEEASEPCVLSENQEVKSSFRVPTQEAEQDPSVEVKEEEALESQSQEEKVEEGEKLVTPQRIISLQRDLPTLVTNIQTAADARESIRRTELEEARRLRLERLENDAKSSREKFEEITRQWSIAKQKVIPQELQEALNNQQQLCAALIEDKKKLINDLQQELKVGDDRYVKDLRKQAEELDLMMERMEDQIKTLTKAYREELAHIERVYQQESEVLLTRDKTEWEQYMKELWNKELERLMQRKKKVEEYEAIIHNLMLETTDKYSVIQLEQNAKWQVLEREHQQTKATSMIVKLKQIKQKDEVAVQKFSLAHMKSRIISLQTEMKNLMTTYTSEEKQFTKRSRYLSEDYKRNIQQYERIQKKIEHFAVADVRKFEEMWLMIEAEMKQLVERALVIDSLICKQHLGLAWERPSMAFMELSGPIQPQKQAWRPARQGVSQLFHTEQALQSNERMMDASVGPRLETDTESTDMEMYKEGTAVQSESGAEVEEEKLSMETMKKVMELLCDEAGFLMDDKLLKLLTPLEKEEQTVVKLGSLLNTFGIEEEDVPKLAHFLFKYKHQQREQTKDVCVESGESSGKAEEVETNSTGHLTSDIIDPIHVVPALKSFLEQLVRSRNSSTRQNPSFHHSEARDTSEDEAYWESMGNIISEDRLKLWDAAENTLKKYHAVLMEICELVPEIQSLEQQNTELRMLLQQSLNSRVSTEMEMQ
- the drc1 gene encoding dynein regulatory complex protein 1 isoform X2 produces the protein MLNMEDIEKDTEEASEPCVLSENQEVKSSFRVPTQEAEQDPSVEVKEEEALESQSQEEKVEEGEKLVTPQRIISLQRDLPTLVTNIQTAADARESIRRTELEEARRLRLERLENDAKSSREKFEEITRQWSIAKQKVIPQELQEALNNQQQLCAALIEDKKKLINDLQQELKVGDDRYVKDLRKQAEELDLMMERMEDQIKTLTKAYREELAHIERVYQQESEVLLTRDKTEWEQYMKELWNKELERLMQRKKKVEEYEAIIHNLMLETTDKYSVIQLEQNAKWQVLEREHQQTKATSMIVKLKQIKQKDEVAVQKFSLAHMKSRIISLQTEMKNLMTTYTSEEKQFTKRSRYLSEDYKRNIQQYERIQKKIEHFAVADVRKFEEMWLMIEAEMKQLVERALVIDSLICKQHLGLAWERPSMAFMELSGPIQPQKQAWRPARQGVSQLFHTEQALQSNERMMDASVGPRLETDTESTDMEMYKEGTAVQSESGAEVEEEKLSMETMKKVMELLCDEAGFLMDDKLLKLLTPLEKEEQTVVKLGSLLNTFGIEEEDVPKLAHFLFKYKHQQREQTKCFVCLQDVCVESGESSGKAEEVETNSTGHLTSDIIDPIHVVPALKSFLEQLVRSSSTRQNPSFHHSEARDTSEDEAYWESMGNIISEDRLKLWDAAENTLKKYHAVLMEICELVPEIQSLEQQNTELRMLLQQSLNSRVSTEMEMQ
- the drc1 gene encoding dynein regulatory complex protein 1 isoform X4; this translates as MIHRATVRAIVKGNVAVNDNDFRVPTQEAEQDPSVEVKEEEALESQSQEEKVEEGEKLVTPQRIISLQRDLPTLVTNIQTAADARESIRRTELEEARRLRLERLENDAKSSREKFEEITRQWSIAKQKVIPQELQEALNNQQQLCAALIEDKKKLINDLQQELKVGDDRYVKDLRKQAEELDLMMERMEDQIKTLTKAYREELAHIERVYQQESEVLLTRDKTEWEQYMKELWNKELERLMQRKKKVEEYEAIIHNLMLETTDKYSVIQLEQNAKWQVLEREHQQTKATSMIVKLKQIKQKDEVAVQKFSLAHMKSRIISLQTEMKNLMTTYTSEEKQFTKRSRYLSEDYKRNIQQYERIQKKIEHFAVADVRKFEEMWLMIEAEMKQLVERALVIDSLICKQHLGLAWERPSMAFMELSGPIQPQKQAWRPARQGVSQLFHTEQALQSNERMMDASVGPRLETDTESTDMEMYKEGTAVQSESGAEVEEEKLSMETMKKVMELLCDEAGFLMDDKLLKLLTPLEKEEQTVVKLGSLLNTFGIEEEDVPKLAHFLFKYKHQQREQTKCFVCLQDVCVESGESSGKAEEVETNSTGHLTSDIIDPIHVVPALKSFLEQLVRSRNSSTRQNPSFHHSEARDTSEDEAYWESMGNIISEDRLKLWDAAENTLKKYHAVLMEICELVPEIQSLEQQNTELRMLLQQSLNSRVSTEMEMQ